Part of the Bacteriovorax stolpii genome, AAGGTTACTTCGATACTCTGCCACGCTCAATTGAAGAGTCAGCGAGAATGGATGGTTGTACACACTTTCAGGCCTTCACTAAAATCGTTCTGCCTCTTTGCACGCCAATGCTGGCGGTGATTGGGCTTCTTACTTTTATCAGTACTTTTTCAGACTTTATCCTGCCTTCCATTCTTCTTAAATCACAGGATCAAATGACGTTTGCCGTCGGGATTCAGATTTTTATCAGTGAATCTTTTGCCAGCCGTTGGGGGCAGTTTGCCGCCGCTTCTATTTTAGGAGCTCTTCCTATTTCACTTCTCTTCTTTTCTATCCACCGCTATATCGTCGATGGGCTTTCTCAGGGTGGAGTTAAAGGTTAAGATTATCGCCTGTGACGCTGTCAAAAAGGTGAGCGAAGTGCAGTTTGAAGTAAAACTCTGCGCTCTTTAAGTCTTTTGGCAGATGCATTGCGGGGATAAGACTGGTGATTTCGCCGTCAGCGTATTTTAAAATCACATTGGCCTCATGCCCTAAGAGCTCGGTAAAGAGAACTTCGAACTTAGCATTCCATCCAGCTTCTTCACTGCTGTGAAGAACGATGTCTGTTGGACGTACGCCAAGCACTGCTTTTGTTGGAGAGAGTTTTTTTACTGTGTGAAAGATTGTTTTATTTTCTGGAAGTTTAAAACGGAAAGCGCGCTCTTTTCCTGTGGCATAGATGCCATCAGCTTCATAACTTAAATCCACTTCCATCAGGTTCATGGCCGGAGTTCCGATAAATTCACCTACAAAAGAGTTTTTTGGATTGTTGAAGACTTCCTGAGGAGAGCCAACTTGCTCAATTACACCTTTTCTAATGATAACCAGTTTATCTGCAAGAGTGAGAGCTTCAAGTTGATCGTGAGTCACATAGATTGATGTTCCTTTCTGATCGATATGGAATTTTTTAATTTCCGATCTCATCTTGTGGCGAAGTTTGGCATCAAGGTTTGAAAGAGGTTCATCGAATAAAAAGATCTTAGCGTCTTTAACAATCGCTCGTCCCATGGCCACGCGCTGGCGCTGACCTCCGGAAAGATCTGAAGGCTTTCTCTCAAGATAGGAAGTCAGGTCGAGAATGTGAGCGGCCTTTTTTACTTTTTCATCGATGATTTTTTCATCTGTCTTATTGATCCTTAAACCAAAGGCCAGGTTTTCATAAACATTCATGTGCGGATAAAGAGCGTAGTCCTGAAACACCATGGCCACTTCGCGTTTACTCGGTGGAAGGTGAGCGATGTCTTTGCCGTTTAAAAGAAATTCACCGGAAGTGATTTCCTCCAGACCGGCAATCATTCTTAGCATCGTAGATTTTCCACAACCAGATGGACCGACGATAACAACGAATTCGCCCTGATTAATTTTCAGGTTGAAGTTATCGATGATGGTGAGTTTGTTGTCGTAGCTCTTAACAATATTTTTTAATTCAATCATACAAAACTCTTAGAAGAATGTTTCCATTTGTAGCCCGTACGAGCCACCTGCCAGTTTATTTGAATAAGTAGGAGCGTTTTCAGCAACTTTAGACTGGTTGGCCTTGTTCCAGAATGAGTGAGTATAAAAAGCACGAAGGACCGGGCGCCCCCAGATGTTTTCATTCACACTTAGTTGTGGAGCAAAAGTCAGACGAGTCAGTCTTCTTGTACCACCGCTTTGAACGATACTACTTCCCACTTCTGTCAGGAGGTGGAAGTTTTTTGTCACTCTGTACATTGGGCGAGCACCTAAACTCAGCCATTGCTCTTTTGTATTGTCTTGCTCAATAAAACGCTCATGGCTTAAAGCAAGGTGAAAGGCCCATTTCTCATTCACATCAAAAGTTGTGTGATTGATAAAACGCAGACGCTTTTGTTTGCTTTGCATATTTCCAGCAGTAATTAAGCTATCGCCATAAAGGTTGAAATTGTTCATCACTCCTTGCCCATACATTAAAGCAAAGTGGTTGAAGCCTTTGTCGTTTAAGTTGAAATCAAAAAGAGTCCCGACAACAAATCCTCTGGATTTTTCATAGTGAACTTTTGTTGTCGAATTTGTTGATTCAGGAGCGTGACCAAAAGCAAGCCATACGTTTTGTTTTAACCACGAAGTATGCTCGATATTTTTTAAGCGGGCATCGTAAACAGTGATTCCTTGTTTTCCGATGTTGGTTCTGGTGTCTGTGACACGCTTTAGGTAAGCGAGAGAAAGTTTTCCGCCAAGAAGATCGATGTTGCCGATACCACCACCGTTACCATTCATACTACCGAAGTAGTAGTAGTCATCAATGAAGACATCTTGATCACGATAAAATCTTTTTCCAACCCAAAAGCTCCAGGGCATTTCAGTGACACCTGACATCTCAGCAAAAGCTTCAACAAAGTTAGTGCTCTGGGTGCTTGATTCAGTGGCATCATCTCCATTGTGGCTGTTGGCAATTCTAAATTGAGTAAAGACGTGTTGTGATTCTGTTTTTACGTGGTGAAAAGTAAGAGCTAATTCAAGGTAGTTCGTGCACTCGTTTCCAAGTCGGAATTCGTTTCTTCCGATACCGCCCCAGCCACCGGCCCCTTGGTTATAAAAACATTCCTGGTCGCCGCCAAAAGTGTTGGTTCCTGTTCCGGCCCTGGCGTAACCAAATGTGGTAACGTCCTTCATGTCCATGGCGCGTGCGCCCGGAGCAAAAAAAGACGAAAATAGCAGTGCAACCCATAGATTTTTCATAAATTAGACCTGTTTAATTGTCCTGTGAGATTGCCAGAAAGTTCGCACTTTTTCCACTTCCCTGAGAGTGAAAGAGGTGTTTGGTGTACGCACAGTGTGTGCACTTTGTACGCAAGAAAATTGCAAAGATTTAAGAGTCTTGGTATCACTATTTTATTATGAAAATTTATGAATTTAATGACCCTATTGAATACGTTAACCGCCAATTCTCACTGAAGAAGGAAGTGAATCCGCGCTTTTCTTTGCGCTCGTACGCTAAGCTTTTGGGGTATGAAAACCCAAGCCTTCTTTCGAGTGTTTTAAAAGGTGAAAGAAAGTTAAGCACAGAGCTTGCTGATAAAATCGGCCACCAGCTAAATTTGAGCACAGTGGAGCAGAAGTACTTTCAGCTTCTCATTCTCTACAAATACGCTAAAAACGATGCGGAAAGAATGATGTACACGGAGCTTTTAGAAGCGACTAAGCCGGATACAATTAATTCCCAATTTTCAGTCTCAATCGACTCTTTCCGTTTTATTGATGACTGGTATCACGCTGCTATTTTGGAGATGATCGAACTTAAAAATTTTAAGTTCAATTACGACTGGATGGCCAAAAAGTTAGGGCGTGGCCTTAACCCAGAACTAGTTGAAGCCGCTGTGGCCCGTTTAGTGCGCCTGGGGTTATTGGAAGATCACAAGAAGACTTTAAAGAGAAAAGAAGGGAACTTTGTCGTCGATAAGAACATCCCAAGTGATGCCATTAAAAAACACCATGATCAGTTTATCCAGTTTGCCCGCCAGGCGATCTTTGACCAACCTATTGGTGAAAGGGACATCAGAAGTTCGACGATCACCCTTAAAAAGAAGAACTATAAAAAGGCCCAGGAGATTTTAAAGAAGGCCCACGCAGAATTGGTGGAACTTTCTTGTAAAGATGACGGAGAAGAGGTCTATCAAATCTGTTCCCAATTGTTTAAACTAACGTCCGATAACGAA contains:
- a CDS encoding ABC transporter ATP-binding protein; its protein translation is MIELKNIVKSYDNKLTIIDNFNLKINQGEFVVIVGPSGCGKSTMLRMIAGLEEITSGEFLLNGKDIAHLPPSKREVAMVFQDYALYPHMNVYENLAFGLRINKTDEKIIDEKVKKAAHILDLTSYLERKPSDLSGGQRQRVAMGRAIVKDAKIFLFDEPLSNLDAKLRHKMRSEIKKFHIDQKGTSIYVTHDQLEALTLADKLVIIRKGVIEQVGSPQEVFNNPKNSFVGEFIGTPAMNLMEVDLSYEADGIYATGKERAFRFKLPENKTIFHTVKKLSPTKAVLGVRPTDIVLHSSEEAGWNAKFEVLFTELLGHEANVILKYADGEITSLIPAMHLPKDLKSAEFYFKLHFAHLFDSVTGDNLNL
- a CDS encoding carbohydrate porin, which produces MKNLWVALLFSSFFAPGARAMDMKDVTTFGYARAGTGTNTFGGDQECFYNQGAGGWGGIGRNEFRLGNECTNYLELALTFHHVKTESQHVFTQFRIANSHNGDDATESSTQSTNFVEAFAEMSGVTEMPWSFWVGKRFYRDQDVFIDDYYYFGSMNGNGGGIGNIDLLGGKLSLAYLKRVTDTRTNIGKQGITVYDARLKNIEHTSWLKQNVWLAFGHAPESTNSTTKVHYEKSRGFVVGTLFDFNLNDKGFNHFALMYGQGVMNNFNLYGDSLITAGNMQSKQKRLRFINHTTFDVNEKWAFHLALSHERFIEQDNTKEQWLSLGARPMYRVTKNFHLLTEVGSSIVQSGGTRRLTRLTFAPQLSVNENIWGRPVLRAFYTHSFWNKANQSKVAENAPTYSNKLAGGSYGLQMETFF
- a CDS encoding TIGR02147 family protein; protein product: MKIYEFNDPIEYVNRQFSLKKEVNPRFSLRSYAKLLGYENPSLLSSVLKGERKLSTELADKIGHQLNLSTVEQKYFQLLILYKYAKNDAERMMYTELLEATKPDTINSQFSVSIDSFRFIDDWYHAAILEMIELKNFKFNYDWMAKKLGRGLNPELVEAAVARLVRLGLLEDHKKTLKRKEGNFVVDKNIPSDAIKKHHDQFIQFARQAIFDQPIGERDIRSSTITLKKKNYKKAQEILKKAHAELVELSCKDDGEEVYQICSQLFKLTSDNESTNE